One genomic window of Providencia hangzhouensis includes the following:
- a CDS encoding ABC transporter substrate-binding protein, with the protein MCLMGLTLQAQAVEPTQSQTLRLAIGSEPTEGFDPMLGWSHGSYLLLHSPLLKQKADLSWHSYMLESYQHNADGKQWTLKLKKGLKFSDGSPLTAKDVVFTYNNAAASGGKVDMGNFAKAEEVDPLTVKITLSSPQSTFVNVLGSLGIVCADKYDAKTYAHNPIGAGPYRLVAFQPGQQLIVEQNPYYAGPKNDFGKMVFVFLDEDAAFAAAQSNQLEIVRIPAAVAANVNDEKNMKLVERYSVENRGISFPIPPAGEKDAQGNPIGNDITSDVAVRKAINYALDRKLLAESVLEGFAIPAYTGVAGLPWNNPDSAFKDGDLEKAKSILEEAGWKLNKEGLREKNGKVAKLTLWYASGDTTRRDLAQAIRSSLKPIGIEMDLKSGSWETVELQMHANPTLFGWGSLDPMEIVHNYSSKAAGVGFYNPGYYKNAAVDELIEKALAQADQDAAIPLWQQVDWNGNTGVGIKGDAPWAWLMNLQHIYLLNNCVDLGTSAPEIHGSWSVLNNVDEWAWTCQ; encoded by the coding sequence ATGTGCCTGATGGGGCTCACACTGCAAGCTCAAGCCGTGGAACCTACTCAATCACAAACCTTACGTTTAGCTATTGGTTCAGAGCCCACTGAAGGATTTGACCCTATGCTTGGGTGGAGCCATGGCAGCTATCTACTGTTGCATAGCCCATTATTGAAACAAAAGGCTGACCTCTCATGGCATAGCTATATGCTTGAAAGTTATCAACATAATGCCGATGGTAAACAGTGGACACTTAAGCTGAAAAAAGGCTTAAAATTTTCCGATGGCTCACCATTGACCGCCAAAGATGTGGTTTTTACTTATAACAATGCCGCGGCAAGTGGCGGTAAGGTGGACATGGGCAACTTTGCCAAAGCAGAAGAAGTTGACCCGCTAACCGTGAAGATCACGTTATCTTCCCCACAAAGTACCTTTGTTAATGTACTAGGTTCGCTAGGGATTGTTTGTGCAGATAAATATGATGCGAAAACCTATGCACATAACCCGATTGGCGCAGGCCCTTATCGCTTAGTCGCATTCCAGCCGGGGCAGCAATTGATTGTCGAGCAAAATCCGTATTATGCAGGGCCAAAAAATGACTTTGGTAAAATGGTCTTTGTCTTCCTTGATGAAGATGCGGCCTTTGCTGCGGCACAAAGCAATCAACTGGAAATCGTTCGTATCCCTGCCGCAGTAGCAGCGAATGTTAATGATGAGAAAAACATGAAATTGGTTGAGCGCTATAGCGTGGAAAACCGCGGTATCTCTTTCCCGATTCCACCCGCGGGTGAGAAAGATGCTCAAGGTAACCCTATCGGTAACGACATCACTTCTGATGTTGCTGTTCGTAAAGCGATTAACTATGCACTTGACCGTAAACTATTGGCAGAATCCGTATTGGAAGGCTTTGCCATACCGGCTTATACTGGCGTCGCAGGGCTGCCATGGAATAACCCAGACTCCGCTTTTAAAGATGGTGACCTTGAGAAAGCCAAATCTATTTTAGAAGAGGCAGGGTGGAAGCTGAATAAAGAAGGTCTACGTGAGAAAAATGGTAAAGTGGCGAAACTGACATTATGGTATGCCAGTGGTGATACCACACGTCGTGACCTTGCTCAGGCAATCCGTTCAAGCTTAAAACCGATTGGTATCGAAATGGATTTAAAATCGGGAAGTTGGGAAACCGTTGAGCTACAGATGCATGCTAACCCAACATTGTTTGGTTGGGGAAGCTTAGACCCGATGGAAATTGTCCATAATTACAGCAGCAAAGCAGCTGGTGTTGGTTTTTATAACCCCGGTTATTATAAAAATGCGGCAGTTGATGAACTAATCGAAAAAGCGTTAGCACAAGCTGACCAAGACGCAGCGATTCCATTATGGCAACAAGTGGATTGGAATGGTAACACGGGTGTTGGTATTAAAGGCGATGCCCCATGGGCTTGGTTGATGAACCTGCAACATATTTATTTACTGAATAATTGTGTTGATTTAGGGACTAGTGCCCCTGAAATTCATGGTTCTTGGTCAGTATTAAATAATGTCGATGAATGGGCGTGGACCTGTCAGTAA
- a CDS encoding AraC family transcriptional regulator: protein MEYKFFLSESQMVLKAFYIESAMIAMLTGAKGNIVINGQSIEIESDVTLIIPKYSQVSCNIVCNTVKQPLELHTLSMSAEELQAVFLLLKTLMKSGAPLTSHQPIYHISPPETVRDNFSLLKQCLPLKKQSASQEALLMKQSLYFILMAIYQEGIDILNLFRFNYDEPKNQAITHLITQEPQKKWHLDDVAKALFTTPSTLRRHLNREGVSFRQLLLDVRMGMALNYLTFSNYSVFQISHRCGFGSNAYFCDVFKRKYNMTPSQFRLQSRQSNDPNFITNLSLRSNPIEFDKEIDE, encoded by the coding sequence ATGGAATATAAATTCTTTCTTTCAGAAAGCCAGATGGTGTTAAAAGCGTTTTATATTGAAAGCGCGATGATAGCCATGCTAACTGGCGCGAAAGGAAATATCGTGATCAATGGCCAATCCATTGAAATTGAAAGCGATGTCACCTTAATTATTCCTAAATACAGCCAAGTTTCCTGCAATATTGTGTGTAATACCGTGAAGCAGCCGCTTGAGTTGCACACGCTGTCGATGTCAGCAGAAGAATTACAAGCGGTATTTTTATTACTGAAAACATTGATGAAGTCCGGTGCGCCTCTGACTAGCCACCAACCCATCTACCATATTTCTCCCCCAGAAACTGTGAGAGATAACTTTAGTTTGCTAAAACAATGCTTACCATTAAAAAAACAGAGTGCATCCCAAGAAGCATTGTTAATGAAACAGAGCCTATATTTTATTTTAATGGCGATATATCAAGAAGGTATCGATATTCTGAATCTTTTTCGTTTCAATTACGATGAACCGAAAAACCAAGCGATCACCCATTTGATAACCCAAGAACCGCAAAAAAAATGGCATTTAGACGATGTTGCGAAAGCGTTATTTACGACCCCTTCAACGTTGCGCCGCCATTTGAACCGCGAAGGGGTGTCTTTTCGCCAATTATTGTTAGATGTTCGCATGGGGATGGCATTGAATTATTTAACGTTTTCGAATTATTCTGTTTTTCAAATTAGTCATCGCTGCGGTTTTGGTAGCAATGCTTATTTTTGTGATGTCTTTAAGCGAAAATATAATATGACGCCTTCTCAGTTTCGGTTGCAATCAAGGCAGTCGAACGACCCTAATTTTATTACTAATTTGTCCTTGCGATCTAACCCAATTGAATTTGACAAAGAAATTGATGAGTAG